From Polynucleobacter sp. MWH-Braz-FAM2G, a single genomic window includes:
- the pheT gene encoding phenylalanine--tRNA ligase subunit beta encodes MQFSESWLRQYVNPSLDSNALGHAMTMAGLEVEEQHSVAPAFTKIVIAQILSAEQHPDADRLRVCKVDAGTGQELQIVCGAPNARAGIKIPCAMVGAELPPAEAGGKPFIIKVGKLRGVESQGMLCSGRELGLGDDHEGILELPADAPVGKDIREYLDLDDQIFVIKLTPNKADCLSLMGMAREVSAITGAALCAPKWTPPAVTIEDKRKVNVESKELCGRFAGRVIRGVNPKAKTPEWIVQRLNRAGQRSISALVDLSNYVMLEMGQPTHVFDIDKLNGEITVRWAKSGETLELLNGQTVTLQGPDSAGKLQDAGVVADQNGPVALAGIMGGNHCAVSDDTKNIYVEAAYWLPSAIQGRARRFNFSTDAAHRFERGVDPQNTVNCLEYLSALILEVCGGQAGPVDDQILNIPERKPVKMRLSRAEKVIGIPLTSEIVADVFKRLGFDFKQEGDAFVVTPPSYRFDIEIEEDLIEEVARMYGFENIPDQPPVASLKMSAKAEAKRGIHLIRQRLALQGYQEAVNFGFTDLESEQRLAGAQEQDLIKVLNPIASQYGVMRSTLWGGLLGNLKANLNRGAGRVRLFETGRVFKRDAAAQEADGKVAGFHQPQKIGGLAYGSFVPEQWANASRAVDFFDVKGDLERVLDPLHFVTEAAQHPALHPGRSAQVLLKSGKNTVAIGWVGELHPGLQQAYELPQAPVLFELDLEPIRQLGLPVPEELSKFPAVQRDLALVVKQSVSAQSLLDAMAASKQNFVRNIELFDEFKPKAGSSSMADDEKSLAFRVTLLNPQETLQEPQIDAVMAALLSAVEKKCAARLR; translated from the coding sequence ATGCAATTTTCTGAATCTTGGCTACGTCAATATGTAAATCCATCGCTTGATAGTAATGCGCTTGGTCATGCCATGACAATGGCTGGCCTAGAAGTTGAAGAGCAACATTCTGTTGCGCCAGCATTTACGAAGATTGTGATTGCGCAGATTCTGTCTGCCGAACAACATCCTGATGCAGATCGATTAAGAGTCTGTAAGGTTGATGCTGGCACTGGTCAAGAATTACAAATTGTATGTGGTGCGCCTAATGCGCGTGCTGGCATTAAGATTCCTTGCGCTATGGTTGGCGCTGAATTACCCCCAGCGGAAGCGGGTGGCAAGCCATTCATAATTAAGGTAGGCAAACTACGCGGCGTTGAAAGTCAAGGCATGTTGTGCTCTGGACGTGAGTTGGGCTTAGGCGATGATCACGAAGGCATCTTAGAGTTGCCTGCAGATGCGCCTGTGGGGAAAGATATTCGTGAGTATCTAGATTTGGATGATCAAATCTTTGTAATTAAATTAACCCCGAATAAAGCCGATTGCCTTTCATTAATGGGTATGGCGCGAGAAGTTTCCGCTATCACCGGTGCTGCTCTTTGTGCTCCAAAGTGGACTCCTCCAGCGGTAACAATAGAAGATAAACGTAAAGTGAACGTAGAGAGCAAAGAGCTGTGCGGGCGCTTTGCTGGTCGGGTCATTCGTGGAGTGAATCCAAAAGCCAAAACGCCTGAATGGATTGTGCAGCGCTTAAATCGAGCAGGTCAAAGAAGTATTTCTGCCTTGGTGGATCTCTCGAATTATGTGATGTTAGAGATGGGGCAGCCAACCCATGTGTTTGACATCGATAAATTAAATGGTGAAATTACTGTTCGTTGGGCTAAATCAGGCGAAACACTTGAGCTTTTAAATGGTCAAACAGTCACTTTGCAAGGGCCAGATTCCGCAGGCAAATTACAAGATGCTGGGGTGGTTGCAGATCAGAATGGTCCAGTAGCACTCGCAGGCATTATGGGCGGCAATCATTGCGCAGTATCTGACGATACTAAAAATATCTATGTTGAAGCTGCTTACTGGTTACCATCTGCGATTCAGGGTCGTGCCCGTCGCTTTAACTTTAGTACTGATGCTGCTCACCGATTTGAGCGTGGTGTTGATCCGCAGAACACGGTTAATTGCCTCGAATATCTTTCCGCCTTAATTCTGGAAGTGTGTGGCGGTCAAGCTGGTCCAGTAGATGACCAGATTCTGAATATTCCAGAGCGTAAGCCAGTAAAAATGCGCTTAAGTAGGGCGGAAAAAGTCATTGGAATTCCATTGACTAGTGAAATTGTTGCAGATGTATTCAAACGCCTAGGGTTTGACTTCAAACAAGAGGGTGATGCTTTTGTTGTGACTCCCCCGAGTTATCGTTTTGATATCGAGATCGAAGAAGATTTGATTGAAGAAGTCGCTCGGATGTACGGCTTTGAAAATATTCCCGATCAGCCACCAGTAGCATCTTTAAAGATGAGTGCTAAAGCGGAAGCGAAACGTGGGATTCATTTAATTCGTCAGCGCTTGGCATTACAAGGCTATCAAGAAGCCGTAAACTTTGGTTTTACTGATCTTGAGAGTGAGCAACGCCTTGCTGGCGCCCAAGAGCAAGATCTGATTAAGGTTCTAAATCCGATTGCAAGTCAATATGGCGTCATGCGCAGCACTCTATGGGGTGGTTTGTTGGGTAACCTCAAGGCGAATTTGAATCGCGGAGCAGGGCGTGTTCGTCTATTTGAGACTGGACGTGTATTTAAGCGTGATGCCGCTGCGCAGGAAGCGGATGGAAAAGTTGCTGGATTTCATCAACCGCAAAAGATTGGTGGCTTAGCCTATGGATCTTTTGTGCCAGAGCAATGGGCTAATGCAAGTAGAGCAGTGGATTTCTTTGATGTAAAGGGTGATCTTGAGCGCGTACTTGATCCACTTCATTTTGTAACTGAGGCCGCACAACATCCTGCTTTACATCCAGGCCGCTCAGCTCAGGTCTTGCTTAAATCTGGAAAAAATACTGTTGCCATTGGTTGGGTTGGTGAATTGCATCCAGGCTTACAGCAAGCATATGAACTGCCACAGGCGCCAGTTTTATTTGAATTGGATTTGGAGCCAATTCGTCAATTGGGTCTACCAGTTCCTGAAGAGCTCAGTAAGTTTCCTGCAGTTCAACGTGATTTAGCGTTAGTGGTGAAGCAAAGTGTTTCTGCACAATCTTTACTAGATGCAATGGCTGCAAGTAAACAAAATTTTGTACGCAATATTGAGCTCTTTGATGAGTTCAAACCTAAGGCCGGCTCTAGTAGCATGGCGGATGATGAAAAGAGCTTGGCATTTAGAGTAACCCTGTTGAATCCTCAGGAAACTTTACAAGAACCTCAAATAGATGCAGTAATGGCTGCTTTATTGAGTGCCGTTGAAAAAAAATGCGCAGCACGCTTGCGCTAG
- a CDS encoding integration host factor subunit alpha, producing the protein MTELISNDTVTKNELSEALFDQVGLNKREAKDMIDAFFDRIGESLEAGVEVKISGFGNFQLRNKSARPGRNPKTGQMIPIAARRVVTFHASQKLKDVVESHARENRV; encoded by the coding sequence ATGACTGAATTGATTTCTAACGACACCGTTACAAAAAATGAGCTTTCTGAAGCGCTATTTGATCAGGTAGGTTTGAATAAGCGTGAAGCAAAAGATATGATCGATGCGTTTTTTGATCGTATTGGCGAATCGCTTGAAGCTGGCGTGGAAGTGAAAATCTCTGGTTTCGGCAACTTTCAGTTACGCAATAAATCGGCTCGTCCTGGCCGAAACCCAAAGACAGGTCAGATGATTCCGATTGCTGCTAGACGCGTAGTTACTTTTCACGCAAGTCAAAAGCTTAAAGATGTAGTGGAGTCACATGCTCGAGAAAACCGAGTTTGA
- a CDS encoding MerR family transcriptional regulator: MLEKTEFEACSALLSSQLPPIPSKRYFTIGEVADLCGVRSHVLRYWEQEFSQLSPQKRRGNRRYYQHHEVVLIRKIRSLLYEEGFTISGARNRLEEARGDLRLREELQAVLQILSK; the protein is encoded by the coding sequence ATGCTCGAGAAAACCGAGTTTGAAGCATGCTCAGCACTGCTGAGCTCTCAACTTCCTCCCATACCTTCTAAACGCTACTTCACTATCGGTGAGGTGGCTGATTTGTGCGGCGTTCGTTCTCATGTATTGCGCTATTGGGAGCAGGAGTTTTCTCAGTTAAGTCCTCAAAAGCGCCGTGGTAATCGTCGCTATTATCAACACCACGAGGTGGTTTTAATTAGAAAGATTCGTTCCCTTCTTTATGAGGAGGGCTTTACTATCAGCGGTGCGCGTAATCGACTTGAAGAGGCTCGTGGGGATCTTCGTCTACGCGAAGAATTGCAAGCTGTCCTGCAGATTCTCTCCAAATAG
- a CDS encoding PaaI family thioesterase, with translation MASTDKSVEYFGLKIPFLAHLGVVPEYAKDGKSRISLEIKPEYENSFGIAHGGVIMTLLDFAMGAAARSTTDIPLGAMTIDMTVSFLRPSIGKIVVEGSILKPGKTINYCEAIVLNEDGEITAKSSGTFMLRKSKTP, from the coding sequence ATGGCAAGCACTGATAAATCTGTTGAATATTTTGGTCTCAAGATTCCATTTTTGGCGCATCTAGGTGTGGTTCCTGAGTACGCAAAAGATGGCAAGTCACGTATTAGTCTAGAAATTAAGCCGGAATACGAAAATAGCTTCGGAATTGCCCATGGAGGTGTAATCATGACCCTACTTGATTTTGCTATGGGGGCAGCGGCCAGAAGCACTACCGATATTCCTTTGGGGGCTATGACCATTGATATGACAGTCAGTTTCCTACGCCCCAGTATTGGCAAAATCGTGGTTGAGGGCAGTATTTTGAAGCCAGGAAAAACGATTAACTATTGTGAGGCTATTGTTTTAAACGAAGACGGTGAAATTACCGCTAAATCTAGTGGCACTTTTATGCTCAGAAAATCAAAAACACCTTAA
- a CDS encoding H-NS family nucleoid-associated regulatory protein, whose amino-acid sequence MPSYKELLAQREQLDKQIKEAIALEKADGIAKAKAIIEQYNLTAGDLFSRKAGAKSAGAKVAPKYRNPSTGETWTGRGKAPKWIEGRDRSSYLI is encoded by the coding sequence ATGCCTTCTTATAAAGAGCTTTTAGCCCAACGCGAACAGTTGGATAAACAGATTAAAGAAGCTATTGCCCTTGAAAAGGCAGATGGTATTGCAAAGGCAAAAGCGATTATTGAGCAGTACAACCTCACTGCAGGCGATCTATTTAGTCGAAAAGCAGGAGCCAAAAGCGCTGGCGCTAAGGTAGCCCCCAAGTACCGCAATCCTTCTACGGGCGAAACTTGGACTGGTCGTGGTAAGGCTCCAAAATGGATTGAGGGCAGGGATCGTAGTAGCTACTTAATCTAA
- a CDS encoding helix-turn-helix domain-containing protein — protein sequence MKAITPEMEYLSTRQSAKILQVSLGTVQKMVELGELIAWKTRGGHRRILASSLEQQLQRRKRAMRQKTTQNCVAMGIFRRSENGQELLESIADWQLKVDMEMAVDSLEGLMKAVSIAPDLIFLDALIPPVEQVHLIHYLSKNKDTQRIPILVDEGFIKLHPGVVALADENSGSNHPFSESIQKELENGLIEQNPLIIGYPATNPESAESWPYGSRHELLEPLFLEALARKCA from the coding sequence ATGAAAGCAATTACCCCAGAAATGGAATATCTCAGCACAAGACAAAGCGCCAAGATTTTGCAAGTATCTTTAGGCACTGTCCAGAAAATGGTTGAATTAGGAGAATTAATTGCCTGGAAAACTCGTGGCGGACATAGGCGAATATTAGCTAGCTCCCTTGAACAGCAATTACAGCGCAGAAAAAGAGCGATGAGACAGAAAACCACTCAAAACTGTGTAGCAATGGGAATCTTTCGCAGATCGGAAAATGGTCAAGAGCTCCTAGAATCTATAGCTGACTGGCAATTGAAGGTGGATATGGAGATGGCGGTAGATAGCTTAGAGGGTCTCATGAAGGCTGTATCTATCGCGCCCGATTTGATCTTTTTGGACGCCCTAATCCCTCCTGTCGAACAGGTTCATTTAATTCATTATTTAAGTAAAAACAAGGACACACAGCGAATACCTATCCTAGTTGATGAAGGTTTTATAAAGCTTCACCCGGGAGTAGTGGCGCTTGCCGACGAGAACTCAGGAAGTAATCACCCATTTAGTGAAAGCATCCAAAAAGAGCTTGAAAACGGCTTAATTGAACAAAATCCTCTGATTATTGGCTACCCTGCGACCAACCCAGAGTCTGCGGAAAGCTGGCCCTATGGGAGTAGACACGAGTTACTTGAGCCACTATTCCTTGAGGCACTAGCCAGAAAATGTGCCTAA
- a CDS encoding 2-oxoglutarate dehydrogenase E1 component, producing MMQDQRDNSYLFGGNAPYVEELYESYLHDPASVADHWRDYFDNVKQVPAVDGSSRTDIAHGPIVASFAERAKQGPIRTISDSADSEMGRKRVAVQQLIAAYRNVGNRWANLDPLKRTERQDIPELDPAFYGFTDGDMDIVFNTSNTFFGRNEMSLRDLLQALRETYCGTIGVEFMFIADQKIKKWWQEKLESIRSTPQFNVDEKRQILDRVTAAEGLERYLQAKYVGQKRFSLEGGESFIACMDELIRDAGNKGVQEIVIGMAHRGRLNVLVNTLGKMPKDLFAEFEHKGPETLPAGDVKYHQGFSSDISTPGGPVHLSLAFNPSHLEIVNPVVEGSARARMERRGDMLGEQVMPVLVHGDAAIAGQGVMQETLAMSEVRGYSTGGTVHIVINNQIGFTTSDPRDLRSSLYCTDIMKVVDAPVLHVNGDDPEAVVLATKLAVEFRMKFHKDVAIDIICFRKLGHNEQDTPAMTQPLMYKIIAAHPGTRKVYADKLEAQGVLPAGTGDLMVKEYRAAMDEGKQTSDPVLSNFKGKFAVDWSPFLNKKWTDEADTAIPLTEWKRLAEKISTIPEGFKAHPLVEKVYKDRAAMGKGEINVDWGMGEHMAFASLVASGYPVRLSGEDSGRGTFTHRHAVLHEQNREKWDTGTYIALQHVTKDQAPFVVIDSILSEEAVLGFEYGYAAAEPNTLTIWEAQFGDFANGAQVVIDQFIASGEVKWGRANGLVMMLPHGYEGQGPEHSSARLERFMQLCADTNMQVIQPTTASQIFHVLRRQMIRQFRKPLILMTPKSLLRNKEAASPLSEFTKGGFQTVIGERDESIDAKQVNRLVMCSGKVYYDLVKQRAEKKIGDVAIIRLEQLYPFPHKALTAELKKYPKLEEVVWCQDEPQNQGAWFFVQHNILENMSDGMKLGYAGRPASASPACGYAHLHQEQQKSLLNAAFAKLKGYVITK from the coding sequence ATGATGCAGGACCAAAGAGATAATTCGTATCTCTTCGGCGGAAACGCCCCATATGTAGAGGAACTCTACGAATCCTACTTGCACGATCCAGCTTCTGTAGCTGATCATTGGCGAGATTATTTTGATAACGTGAAACAGGTTCCAGCGGTCGACGGTTCATCTCGAACTGACATTGCTCATGGACCTATTGTTGCTTCTTTTGCTGAGCGCGCAAAGCAAGGTCCAATCAGAACTATTTCTGATTCGGCTGACTCAGAAATGGGCCGCAAACGCGTTGCTGTTCAGCAATTAATTGCCGCGTATCGTAACGTCGGTAATCGCTGGGCAAATTTAGATCCATTAAAGCGGACAGAGCGCCAGGATATTCCTGAGTTAGATCCCGCTTTCTATGGCTTTACTGATGGCGATATGGATATCGTCTTCAATACAAGTAATACATTCTTCGGTAGAAACGAAATGTCTTTGCGCGATTTGCTGCAGGCATTGCGTGAGACATACTGCGGCACGATCGGTGTCGAGTTCATGTTTATCGCCGACCAGAAGATTAAGAAGTGGTGGCAAGAAAAATTAGAATCCATTCGTTCAACACCACAGTTCAATGTGGATGAGAAGCGTCAGATTTTGGATCGAGTTACAGCCGCTGAAGGTCTAGAACGTTACCTCCAAGCCAAGTATGTTGGTCAGAAGCGTTTTTCTCTTGAAGGTGGAGAGAGTTTCATCGCTTGTATGGATGAATTGATTCGCGATGCAGGCAACAAAGGCGTTCAAGAAATTGTTATTGGTATGGCCCACCGCGGTCGTCTCAATGTGTTGGTAAACACTCTAGGCAAGATGCCAAAAGATTTGTTTGCTGAGTTTGAGCACAAAGGACCAGAAACATTACCAGCTGGTGACGTGAAGTATCACCAAGGTTTCTCAAGTGATATTTCTACTCCTGGTGGACCCGTTCACTTATCTTTAGCATTTAACCCCTCCCATCTTGAAATCGTGAACCCAGTAGTAGAGGGTTCTGCACGTGCTCGTATGGAGCGTCGTGGTGATATGTTGGGCGAGCAAGTGATGCCAGTATTGGTGCACGGTGATGCTGCGATTGCAGGCCAAGGAGTCATGCAAGAAACTTTGGCGATGTCTGAAGTGCGCGGATATTCCACCGGCGGCACAGTACATATTGTGATTAATAACCAGATTGGTTTCACAACATCAGATCCGCGCGATTTGCGCTCTAGCTTGTACTGTACTGACATTATGAAGGTAGTGGATGCTCCAGTTCTGCATGTGAATGGTGATGATCCTGAAGCGGTGGTATTGGCAACCAAGTTGGCTGTTGAGTTCCGCATGAAATTCCACAAAGATGTGGCAATTGACATCATCTGCTTCCGTAAGCTTGGTCACAACGAGCAAGATACGCCTGCGATGACTCAGCCATTGATGTACAAAATTATTGCCGCACATCCTGGTACTCGAAAGGTCTATGCCGATAAGTTAGAGGCTCAAGGTGTATTGCCTGCCGGCACTGGCGATTTGATGGTGAAAGAGTATCGCGCTGCCATGGATGAAGGTAAGCAGACATCTGATCCAGTATTAAGCAACTTCAAGGGTAAGTTTGCCGTGGATTGGTCTCCATTCTTGAACAAGAAGTGGACTGATGAGGCAGATACTGCAATTCCATTAACAGAGTGGAAGCGTTTGGCTGAGAAGATCTCGACCATTCCTGAAGGTTTCAAAGCCCATCCATTGGTTGAGAAGGTCTATAAGGACCGCGCCGCTATGGGTAAAGGTGAAATCAATGTTGACTGGGGTATGGGTGAGCACATGGCTTTCGCATCCTTGGTTGCAAGTGGTTACCCAGTCCGCTTATCTGGCGAGGACAGTGGACGCGGTACTTTTACCCACCGTCATGCGGTATTGCATGAGCAAAATCGTGAGAAGTGGGATACCGGCACGTACATAGCGCTTCAACATGTAACCAAAGATCAAGCGCCGTTTGTGGTGATCGACTCGATCCTTTCTGAAGAGGCGGTACTAGGTTTTGAATATGGTTATGCTGCTGCCGAACCAAATACTTTAACGATTTGGGAAGCTCAGTTCGGTGACTTTGCTAACGGTGCTCAAGTAGTTATCGACCAGTTCATCGCCTCTGGTGAAGTGAAGTGGGGTCGTGCAAACGGCTTGGTAATGATGTTGCCGCATGGTTATGAAGGTCAAGGCCCAGAGCATTCTTCTGCACGTCTTGAGCGTTTCATGCAGTTATGTGCCGATACAAATATGCAAGTGATTCAGCCTACAACTGCATCGCAAATCTTCCATGTATTGCGTCGTCAGATGATTCGTCAGTTCCGCAAGCCGCTGATTTTGATGACTCCAAAATCATTGTTACGCAATAAGGAAGCTGCTTCACCTTTATCTGAATTTACTAAAGGTGGATTCCAAACAGTTATTGGTGAGCGTGATGAGTCAATCGATGCCAAGCAGGTCAATCGTTTAGTGATGTGCTCAGGTAAGGTTTATTACGATTTGGTGAAACAACGTGCCGAGAAGAAGATTGGTGATGTTGCCATTATTCGTTTGGAGCAGTTATATCCATTCCCGCATAAAGCATTGACTGCTGAATTGAAGAAGTATCCTAAGCTAGAAGAGGTTGTATGGTGTCAGGACGAGCCACAAAACCAAGGTGCTTGGTTCTTTGTTCAGCACAATATCTTGGAAAATATGTCTGATGGCATGAAGTTGGGCTATGCAGGTCGTCCTGCATCTGCATCTCCAGCTTGTGGCTACGCTCATCTCCACCAAGAACAGCAAAAGTCTTTACTCAATGCGGCATTTGCCAAATTAAAAGGTTACGTGATCACGAAGTAA
- the odhB gene encoding 2-oxoglutarate dehydrogenase complex dihydrolipoyllysine-residue succinyltransferase yields MAIFEVKVPQLSESVAEATLLQWKKKVGDAVGQDEILIEIETDKVVLEVPAPSAGVLTEIIVADGGTVVAEQLIAKIDSTAVAAAAPAAAAPAPAAAPAAAPATAPAAKASSAAAAPSAAKILAEKNIDAGQVAGSGRDGRITKGDALNATAGGAKSAALPSAPIPTGDRPEERVPMSRLRARIAERLLESQANNAILTTFNEVNMGPVIALRNKYKDQFEKTHGVKLGFMSFFVKAATHALKKFPLLNASVDGNDIVYHGYFDIGIAVSSPRGLVVPILRDVDQMNLADIEKKIAEFGVKAREGKLSIEELTGGTFSISNGGVFGSMLSTPIINPPQSAILGIHATKDRAVVENGQVVVRPINYLALSYDHRIIDGREAVLGLVAMKDALEDPSRLLLDL; encoded by the coding sequence ATGGCTATTTTCGAAGTTAAAGTTCCTCAACTCTCTGAGTCAGTTGCTGAAGCAACTTTGTTGCAATGGAAAAAGAAGGTTGGCGACGCTGTTGGTCAAGACGAGATTTTGATCGAAATCGAAACAGATAAGGTGGTTCTTGAGGTTCCAGCCCCTTCAGCTGGCGTGTTGACAGAAATCATCGTTGCTGATGGTGGCACCGTAGTTGCTGAACAGTTAATCGCAAAGATTGACAGTACTGCTGTTGCAGCGGCTGCTCCAGCTGCTGCTGCGCCTGCTCCAGCAGCCGCTCCTGCTGCAGCCCCAGCTACTGCTCCTGCCGCTAAAGCTTCAAGCGCAGCCGCAGCTCCTTCTGCGGCAAAAATTTTGGCAGAGAAAAACATTGATGCCGGCCAAGTTGCTGGTTCAGGACGCGATGGCCGTATCACCAAAGGCGATGCATTGAATGCTACTGCTGGTGGTGCTAAGTCTGCTGCATTGCCAAGCGCGCCAATTCCGACTGGTGATCGCCCAGAAGAGCGTGTACCAATGAGCCGTTTACGTGCTCGTATTGCTGAGCGTTTGCTCGAGTCTCAAGCAAACAACGCAATTTTGACTACATTTAATGAAGTCAATATGGGTCCAGTAATTGCATTGCGTAACAAATATAAAGACCAATTTGAAAAGACTCATGGCGTGAAACTAGGTTTCATGTCTTTCTTTGTTAAAGCTGCTACCCATGCTTTGAAGAAATTCCCTTTACTCAACGCTTCTGTTGATGGCAATGACATTGTTTACCACGGCTACTTTGATATTGGTATCGCTGTGAGCTCACCACGTGGTTTGGTAGTTCCGATCCTGCGTGACGTTGATCAAATGAATTTAGCGGACATCGAGAAGAAGATTGCTGAGTTCGGCGTTAAAGCTCGCGAAGGTAAGTTATCTATTGAAGAGTTGACTGGCGGTACATTCTCCATTTCTAACGGTGGTGTATTTGGTTCCATGCTTTCCACTCCAATTATTAACCCACCACAATCCGCTATCTTGGGTATTCATGCTACTAAGGACCGCGCTGTTGTTGAAAATGGTCAAGTAGTAGTTCGTCCAATTAACTACCTAGCATTGTCATATGACCACCGCATCATTGACGGCCGTGAGGCTGTGCTTGGATTGGTTGCTATGAAGGATGCGTTGGAAGATCCTTCACGTCTTCTCCTTGATTTGTAA
- the lpdA gene encoding dihydrolipoyl dehydrogenase: MSQAFDVLVIGGGPGGYIAAIRAAQLGFKVACAESNAYDDPKGEPRLGGTCLNVGCIPSKALLASSEEFEKISHHAADHGIKVGAVSIDSKKMIARKDDIVTKMTGGIQYLFRKNKVTLLKGHASFEGKGAEGYQIKIDGKDKETVTAKNVIIATGSKARHLPGITVDNVLICDNEGALKFDSAPKKLGVIGAGVIGLELGSVWRRLGAEVTVLEAMPSFLAACDLSIAKEAQKLFAKQGLSINTGVKIGDVKADKKGVVVNYTDSAGKTAKLECDRLIVSVGRVPNTDKLGLDKIGLKVDERGFIPIDDHTCATSAPGVYAVGDVVRGPMLAHKAEDEGVLVAEVIAGQKPHIDYNCIPWVIYTDPEIAWVGKTEQALKEAGVAYKAGQFPFAANGRALGMGRADGFIKVLADAKTDEILGVHIIGANASDLIAEAAVAMEFKAAAEDIARICHAHPSLSEVMREAALATDSRALNM, from the coding sequence ATGAGCCAAGCTTTTGATGTACTCGTAATCGGTGGTGGTCCTGGTGGCTACATTGCCGCTATTCGCGCAGCGCAACTTGGATTTAAAGTGGCTTGTGCTGAGTCGAATGCCTATGACGATCCTAAAGGTGAGCCACGTTTGGGCGGTACTTGCTTAAACGTGGGTTGTATTCCTTCTAAAGCATTGTTAGCCTCTTCTGAAGAGTTTGAGAAGATTAGTCATCACGCTGCCGATCATGGGATTAAAGTAGGTGCTGTGAGCATCGACTCTAAAAAGATGATTGCTCGTAAAGATGACATCGTTACCAAGATGACTGGCGGTATTCAGTATTTATTCCGCAAGAACAAAGTAACCTTGTTAAAAGGCCATGCGTCTTTTGAGGGTAAGGGCGCTGAAGGCTACCAAATCAAGATTGACGGTAAAGATAAAGAAACTGTTACAGCAAAAAACGTCATCATTGCAACAGGCTCTAAAGCCCGTCATCTTCCAGGTATCACAGTTGATAACGTATTAATCTGCGATAACGAAGGTGCTCTCAAGTTTGATTCTGCTCCTAAGAAATTAGGCGTAATCGGTGCTGGTGTTATTGGTTTGGAATTGGGTTCCGTATGGCGCCGTCTTGGTGCTGAAGTAACCGTTCTTGAGGCAATGCCTTCATTCTTGGCTGCTTGCGATTTAAGCATTGCTAAAGAAGCGCAAAAATTATTTGCTAAGCAGGGTTTGAGTATTAATACTGGCGTAAAAATTGGTGATGTAAAAGCCGATAAGAAAGGTGTTGTTGTTAATTACACTGATAGCGCTGGCAAAACTGCTAAGTTGGAATGTGATCGCTTAATTGTTTCTGTGGGTCGCGTACCAAATACAGACAAATTAGGTTTAGACAAGATTGGTCTCAAAGTCGATGAACGCGGCTTCATTCCAATTGATGACCATACCTGTGCAACTTCAGCGCCTGGCGTATATGCGGTGGGTGATGTAGTGCGCGGCCCAATGTTGGCTCATAAAGCGGAGGACGAAGGTGTCCTCGTGGCTGAAGTCATCGCTGGTCAAAAACCACATATCGATTACAACTGCATTCCTTGGGTTATCTACACTGATCCTGAGATTGCTTGGGTTGGCAAAACAGAGCAGGCACTTAAGGAAGCTGGCGTTGCTTATAAAGCAGGTCAATTCCCATTTGCTGCAAATGGACGTGCATTGGGCATGGGCCGTGCTGATGGTTTCATCAAAGTTTTGGCGGATGCGAAGACCGATGAAATCCTAGGCGTACATATCATTGGCGCTAATGCATCAGACCTCATTGCTGAAGCAGCGGTTGCAATGGAATTTAAGGCAGCAGCAGAAGATATTGCTCGTATCTGTCATGCACATCCAAGTTTGTCAGAAGTGATGCGTGAAGCAGCATTGGCGACAGACTCGCGTGCATTAAATATGTAA